A genome region from Clostridia bacterium includes the following:
- the msrA gene encoding peptide-methionine (S)-S-oxide reductase MsrA codes for MKRIYLAGGCFWGMQRFLDGAEGVTKTEVGYANGRTDRPTYQEVKSQTTGYAETVKADYDERVLPTERLVRRFLEVIDPFAVNKQGEDEGEQYRTGIYFENEEDRRIAEEEVRKVEEASGRKCAVEVAPLSNYWTAEEYHQKYLEKHPNGYCHIFVKF; via the coding sequence ATGAAGAGGATATATTTGGCGGGGGGATGCTTTTGGGGAATGCAACGGTTTCTGGACGGGGCCGAGGGCGTGACGAAGACAGAAGTGGGATACGCCAACGGCAGAACGGACAGGCCGACCTATCAAGAGGTCAAGAGCCAAACGACGGGGTACGCCGAGACCGTGAAAGCGGACTACGACGAACGGGTGCTGCCGACCGAACGCTTGGTACGGCGATTTCTCGAAGTGATAGATCCCTTCGCCGTCAACAAGCAGGGAGAAGACGAAGGCGAGCAATACCGCACGGGGATATATTTCGAGAACGAAGAGGATAGACGGATCGCCGAGGAAGAGGTGCGCAAAGTGGAAGAAGCAAGCGGCAGAAAGTGCGCGGTGGAAGTGGCGCCCCTTAGTAACTATTGGACGGCGGAAGAATACCACCAAAAGTATTTGGAGAAGCAC
- a CDS encoding helix-turn-helix domain-containing protein codes for MDTKDILYELRTKMGWSQDELAEKLFVTRQAVSRWENGDTVPNTDSLILLSKLYDVSINTLLGSPHKLICQCCGMPLEDDSILGRDSDGALNEEYCKWCYADGTFTYDDMDDLIDVCVEHMAGEGFPREEARTYIKGVLPNLKYWKNHKALGDSGRFEALKKQLIEEINALHIEGMPTVDKLHALVGAYVNIEYTLPGGAKVKFLDDNITYLGTQLVSLGDAKRCFGVLANVEFILICTYGENGADPELVLYKKR; via the coding sequence ATGGACACGAAGGACATTCTATACGAATTGAGGACAAAAATGGGTTGGTCGCAAGACGAACTGGCAGAAAAACTGTTTGTGACGCGGCAGGCTGTGTCTCGATGGGAAAACGGCGATACTGTGCCTAACACCGACTCGCTCATCTTGCTTTCCAAACTCTACGACGTATCCATCAATACGCTACTGGGCTCCCCGCACAAGCTTATCTGTCAATGTTGTGGCATGCCCCTCGAGGACGACTCGATCTTGGGCCGCGACAGTGACGGCGCCCTCAACGAGGAGTATTGCAAGTGGTGCTATGCCGACGGCACGTTTACCTATGATGATATGGACGACCTCATCGACGTGTGCGTCGAGCACATGGCGGGCGAGGGGTTTCCACGAGAGGAGGCACGCACGTATATCAAGGGCGTGCTCCCCAACCTCAAATATTGGAAAAATCACAAGGCGCTGGGGGACAGCGGGCGTTTCGAGGCGCTCAAGAAGCAACTGATCGAGGAGATCAACGCCTTGCATATCGAGGGCATGCCCACGGTAGACAAACTGCACGCTTTGGTGGGTGCCTATGTCAACATAGAGTATACTCTGCCCGGTGGCGCCAAGGTCAAATTCCTCGACGACAACATCACCTATCTTGGCACCCAACTGGTGTCGCTTGGAGACGCCAAGCGGTGCTTTGGCGTTTTGGCCAACGTGGAATTTATCCTCATCTGTACCTATGGCGAGAATGGCGCCGACCCCGAACTTGTACTCTACAAAAAGAGATAA
- a CDS encoding DEAD/DEAH box helicase — MLKLEDRLYNNLTENNYLHDLFNKIAYNYCNLLLNSSFTVTLTQKEKVDALRFADVLSKCTIEAKKDQCFNYAQNIVTMLNKIFEQDELVKYCMGSVLSNVNNYFGLNQNTPNYINQDVIECCKEQIVKEEYRIPWESESYFINKQRIAFDCLKRNECYSFSAPTSLGKTFVIRMFIKDIIRKGERSNFVIVVPTNALINELYERIIEDINEDLWEKKYKVVKTPAMIIEEEDNYNYVMIYTQERLLYHLLQIKNVSINYVFIDEAHKISKGEDRSAFFYKIMSIINKEHSGAKIYFSSPNIPNPQVYLELVNDNLNKTSTRIKYSPVNQSKILIERDLNKMSFYSDVDSAFYDLPDSARLLSEQDNVVSIVKKLGHNKSNIVFCESKKNAVEWAMEYMNGEPDIDDQELDALIKDIAEDIHDDCYLTKSLKKGVAYHVAYIPSRIKEKIETLFKKNKIKTVFCTSTLLEGVNFPAENLFLMLNSSSNWLKDTYRVDFKNLIGRVGRIEFNMFGNIFLISDKDTKEKYKTAIGCEVDDQQLSVDYYLSDSKKKDIIKALSQGKTVLEKKSDTYDQYTFARYVMNILLKDILNGQKGKFHKLFEKQLTPEIIEQIKAHFKDNPCVQDDITTTPDQIQSVDNEIKLSQIAYPPNMSYQSVLGFLCLLHKLFNWEKYESKKDIGKETCLMYYSVILLQWMNGLGIKQIIEQTIDFYRNKGEIFIAGEIIPYIDDIDQRNHLINEILDTIERIIQFKIKNYFLKFSERKMISGQDISNNDWYEYVEYGTCNKQVVLLQKIGFTRESAIYIYSQHKDKVTTKEGKIKAIKNSLLKCPKISEEAKRVKYNYYDLFVDD, encoded by the coding sequence ATGTTAAAATTAGAAGACCGTTTGTATAACAATTTGACTGAAAACAATTACTTGCATGATTTGTTTAATAAAATCGCATATAACTATTGCAATCTATTATTAAACAGTAGTTTTACTGTGACGCTAACGCAAAAAGAAAAAGTTGACGCATTACGGTTTGCCGATGTCCTATCTAAATGCACTATTGAAGCAAAAAAAGACCAGTGCTTCAATTATGCACAAAACATTGTAACGATGCTTAACAAAATATTTGAACAAGATGAATTGGTAAAGTATTGTATGGGTTCAGTGCTATCAAATGTAAACAATTACTTCGGGCTTAATCAGAATACACCCAATTATATCAATCAAGATGTTATTGAATGCTGTAAAGAACAAATAGTAAAAGAAGAATACAGGATTCCTTGGGAAAGCGAAAGTTATTTTATTAATAAGCAAAGGATTGCTTTTGATTGTTTAAAACGCAATGAATGTTATAGTTTTTCAGCCCCAACTTCTCTTGGAAAAACATTCGTAATTAGAATGTTCATTAAGGATATCATTCGTAAAGGGGAACGTTCCAATTTCGTTATTGTTGTTCCCACAAACGCTCTTATTAACGAGTTATATGAGCGTATTATCGAAGATATAAACGAGGATTTATGGGAGAAAAAGTATAAAGTTGTTAAAACACCTGCTATGATTATCGAGGAAGAAGATAATTATAACTACGTAATGATATATACACAAGAAAGATTGCTTTATCATTTACTACAAATTAAAAATGTGTCTATAAACTATGTTTTTATTGACGAAGCTCATAAGATTTCAAAAGGTGAAGATCGCAGTGCTTTCTTCTACAAAATTATGAGCATTATTAACAAAGAGCATAGCGGTGCAAAAATATACTTTTCAAGCCCTAATATTCCGAATCCACAAGTATACTTGGAATTAGTTAATGATAATCTCAATAAAACTTCAACTAGAATTAAGTATTCTCCAGTTAATCAAAGTAAAATTCTTATTGAGCGTGATCTTAATAAAATGAGTTTTTATTCTGATGTTGATTCTGCTTTCTATGACCTACCGGATTCTGCAAGATTATTATCTGAACAAGATAATGTAGTATCAATTGTTAAAAAATTAGGGCATAATAAAAGCAACATAGTGTTTTGCGAAAGCAAAAAGAATGCTGTTGAATGGGCAATGGAATATATGAACGGCGAACCGGATATAGATGACCAAGAATTAGATGCTTTAATAAAAGACATCGCAGAAGATATTCACGATGACTGTTATCTGACAAAATCATTAAAAAAAGGCGTAGCATATCATGTAGCATATATTCCTTCAAGAATAAAAGAAAAGATCGAAACTCTATTCAAGAAAAATAAGATAAAAACTGTTTTTTGCACTTCAACTTTATTGGAAGGAGTAAATTTCCCTGCTGAAAACTTATTTTTAATGCTGAATTCTTCTTCCAATTGGTTAAAAGATACTTATCGTGTAGATTTTAAGAATTTAATAGGAAGAGTTGGACGAATTGAGTTCAATATGTTTGGTAACATATTTTTAATATCAGATAAAGACACGAAAGAAAAATATAAAACAGCCATTGGGTGTGAAGTTGATGATCAACAACTATCTGTAGATTATTATTTATCTGACAGCAAGAAAAAAGACATTATAAAAGCATTATCCCAAGGAAAAACCGTGCTTGAAAAGAAAAGTGATACTTATGACCAATATACATTCGCTAGATATGTAATGAATATTCTATTGAAAGATATCTTAAATGGTCAAAAAGGTAAATTTCATAAGTTGTTTGAAAAACAATTAACTCCCGAAATAATTGAACAGATCAAGGCTCATTTTAAAGATAATCCTTGTGTTCAAGATGATATCACGACTACTCCCGACCAAATACAATCTGTTGACAACGAAATTAAACTGTCTCAAATTGCTTATCCCCCCAATATGTCTTATCAGTCTGTATTGGGCTTTTTATGTCTACTTCATAAACTTTTCAATTGGGAAAAATATGAAAGTAAAAAGGATATCGGGAAAGAAACGTGTTTGATGTATTATTCTGTTATACTGTTACAGTGGATGAATGGATTAGGAATTAAGCAAATTATAGAGCAAACAATAGATTTTTATCGAAATAAGGGTGAAATATTCATTGCCGGGGAGATAATTCCATACATTGATGACATAGATCAACGCAATCATTTAATCAATGAAATACTGGACACCATTGAACGTATCATTCAATTCAAGATCAAAAACTATTTCCTTAAGTTTTCCGAACGGAAAATGATTAGTGGACAAGATATTAGTAATAATGATTGGTATGAGTATGTGGAGTATGGAACTTGCAACAAACAAGTTGTTTTATTGCAAAAGATAGGCTTTACAAGAGAAAGCGCAATATACATTTATTCCCAACATAAAGATAAAGTGACAACTAAAGAAGGCAAAATAAAAGCAATAAAAAACAGCCTTTTGAAGTGCCCTAAAATATCAGAAGAAGCTAAACGAGTAAAATATAACTACTACGACTTATTTGTCGACGATTAG
- a CDS encoding DUF1837 domain-containing protein encodes MLNQTVKTDKTEFDKVFLEIEHNETLCVGNNRELKFFMLDIENNNYCYYRMFEILKRNLGRYALSRKEFDKDPEMAISKAISRFHEIQNAGTGAGGELGEILLYMFLETVLGAPKLLSKMELKGTRNQYNYNSDAVHFFSFQTENGQHNQIILCESKLIGDVNDAITNAFKSLQISLKNRDYDFSLVSTEIFKETISEKEAEYIIEQIVPNLTSDYINNVIKETAAGIFIGYNQEVNPCDDTIQTRKKNVEAIRALIPQITQKLNTEIKKAQLEGMSFYIFFLPFNKVDADRANIMDQLLNNSSYKV; translated from the coding sequence ATGTTAAATCAAACAGTTAAGACTGATAAAACCGAATTTGACAAGGTATTCTTAGAAATTGAACATAATGAAACTCTTTGTGTTGGCAATAATCGAGAATTAAAATTTTTCATGCTAGACATCGAAAACAATAACTATTGTTACTATAGAATGTTTGAGATATTAAAAAGAAACTTGGGTAGGTATGCTTTATCTCGCAAAGAGTTTGACAAAGATCCCGAAATGGCTATTTCAAAAGCCATTTCTCGTTTCCATGAAATTCAGAATGCTGGTACGGGTGCCGGCGGAGAATTGGGCGAGATTTTGCTATATATGTTTTTAGAAACAGTATTAGGTGCTCCTAAATTGTTATCCAAAATGGAATTAAAAGGAACGAGAAATCAATACAATTATAATTCAGATGCTGTTCATTTCTTTTCATTTCAAACTGAAAATGGACAACACAATCAAATCATTCTGTGCGAATCTAAACTTATAGGGGATGTTAATGACGCGATTACAAATGCCTTTAAATCTTTGCAAATCTCTTTAAAAAATAGAGATTATGATTTTTCACTTGTATCCACGGAAATCTTTAAAGAAACCATCTCGGAGAAAGAAGCAGAATATATAATAGAGCAAATAGTGCCTAATCTTACATCTGATTATATAAACAATGTGATTAAAGAAACAGCTGCCGGTATTTTTATTGGATATAATCAAGAGGTTAATCCATGTGATGACACAATACAAACTCGCAAAAAGAATGTTGAAGCTATTCGAGCACTAATTCCCCAAATCACACAAAAATTAAACACTGAGATTAAGAAAGCGCAACTAGAAGGAATGTCATTCTATATTTTCTTTTTGCCATTTAACAAAGTCGATGCTGATAGAGCAAACATAATGGATCAACTTTTAAACAATTCTTCGTATAAGGTATAA
- a CDS encoding ATP-binding protein has product MESIKRDIYLKRLIDREQNGLVKIITGIRRCGKSYLLNNLFYDYLKGKGIADSHIIKISLDDDENEDLLLPKALSRHIKSLIVDNDLYYILLDEVQLADNFVGVLNGLLKRPNVDIYVTGSNSKFLSTDIVTEFRGRGDEVRILPLSFSEFMSVYDGSVSNGWKDYYTYGGLPLVLLQKSEEAKMNYLKGQLKNVYLNDIIDRNHVQNEEQINAVVEILASSIGSLTNPLKLSNTFKSVANLPIADKTVSNFLSYLEDAFLVDKAKRYDVKGKKYLSTPSKYYFTDLGLRNAALGFRQQEENHIMENIIYLELIKRGFSVDVGIVEVAKRNEEGKVVRNYYEVDFIANRGNNKFYIQSAFAMDAEEKQEQEKKSLIKIKDFFKKIIIVKDDIKRKRDENGIVTMSIYDFLLDENSIDY; this is encoded by the coding sequence ATGGAAAGCATCAAACGAGATATATATCTCAAAAGGCTGATTGACAGAGAACAAAACGGATTAGTCAAAATTATTACCGGAATTCGACGTTGCGGTAAATCCTATCTTCTTAATAATCTTTTTTATGATTACTTAAAAGGAAAAGGGATTGCTGATAGTCACATCATCAAGATTTCTCTCGACGATGATGAAAATGAAGATCTACTCTTGCCAAAAGCATTAAGCCGTCACATCAAAAGCTTGATTGTTGACAATGACCTTTACTACATTTTACTTGATGAGGTCCAACTCGCGGACAATTTCGTTGGCGTTCTGAACGGATTGTTGAAACGGCCCAACGTAGATATTTACGTCACCGGTAGCAATTCGAAGTTTTTATCTACCGATATCGTGACCGAGTTCCGCGGACGCGGGGACGAGGTTAGAATTCTACCGCTTTCATTCTCGGAGTTTATGTCTGTATATGATGGAAGTGTATCCAACGGCTGGAAGGATTATTATACCTATGGCGGTCTTCCCCTTGTCCTTTTGCAAAAAAGCGAAGAAGCAAAGATGAATTATCTCAAAGGACAACTGAAAAACGTTTATCTCAACGATATTATTGATCGGAACCACGTTCAAAACGAAGAACAGATTAATGCTGTCGTAGAAATTTTGGCATCAAGTATCGGTTCACTTACCAACCCATTGAAATTGTCCAACACTTTCAAGAGCGTAGCCAATTTGCCTATTGCGGATAAAACAGTTTCCAACTTCCTATCATATTTAGAGGACGCTTTCCTTGTTGACAAGGCAAAGCGATACGACGTAAAAGGTAAGAAATACCTATCTACCCCATCGAAATACTATTTTACCGACCTCGGCTTGCGTAACGCCGCGCTCGGATTCCGCCAACAAGAAGAAAACCACATTATGGAAAATATTATCTACCTTGAACTCATCAAGCGTGGTTTCTCCGTAGACGTTGGGATCGTAGAAGTCGCCAAGCGCAACGAAGAAGGCAAAGTCGTTCGCAACTATTATGAAGTAGACTTTATCGCTAATCGCGGCAACAACAAATTTTATATTCAGTCAGCGTTTGCGATGGACGCCGAAGAAAAGCAAGAACAAGAAAAGAAATCTTTGATAAAAATAAAGGACTTCTTCAAAAAAATAATCATCGTCAAGGACGATATTAAGCGCAAGCGCGACGAAAACGGCATCGTAACTATGAGCATTTACGACTTTTTGCTCGATGAAAACAGTATCGATTACTAA
- a CDS encoding TIR domain-containing protein translates to MKVFISYHRLDSNYRHKVESILIEQGIDYYAVPEDADFNGKTAESIKSFICNKLKRCDVLLCLIGKETYSRPHVDREIHTALKGNPGNRLGIIGVILPTRNEPLNSIDLNTFPTKLWDNKDYVVWTAWDRLKKDIIDLIQKAVSNSQNKYIQTNHANPCMPLKSKKYYDN, encoded by the coding sequence ATGAAAGTATTTATAAGCTATCATAGATTAGATTCAAATTATCGGCATAAAGTCGAGAGCATTCTTATCGAGCAAGGAATAGATTATTATGCAGTGCCGGAGGATGCGGATTTTAATGGGAAGACTGCAGAGAGTATAAAGAGTTTTATTTGCAATAAACTCAAAAGATGTGATGTGTTATTATGCTTAATAGGAAAAGAAACATATAGTAGACCACACGTTGATAGAGAGATACACACGGCATTAAAAGGAAACCCGGGAAATAGACTGGGAATCATAGGCGTTATATTACCTACGAGAAATGAACCTCTTAATTCTATTGATCTAAACACATTTCCAACCAAACTATGGGATAACAAAGATTATGTGGTTTGGACAGCATGGGACAGATTAAAAAAGGATATAATAGACCTAATACAAAAAGCCGTATCAAACTCACAAAACAAATATATACAAACGAATCACGCTAATCCTTGTATGCCCTTAAAAAGTAAAAAATACTATGATAATTAA